CATGAATGCAGCCTTTCGCGAACCGCTTGTAGACTCGAGCCGAGGGGGCGCCAAGGGCGGCGGTGCCCATCTGACCGACACAGGCATCGAAGTGTTGGCCCAGTATCGCAAACTTGAGGATATCATGGCCGAGGCCGGGGCCGCACGGATTGCTGCGATCCAATCCTTGCTTAGGGATATTCCCGGTGGAAAATAACGCTTGCCTCTGATCCCCCGCCTTGCGATATGTTTTTGGAACCATATCAGCGCAGGGAAACAGGGATGATCCGGCCAAAACCTCCAATCACGTTAGCCGCTTGCCTGCTTGCCCTTGCGCCCATCCTCGCAACCACCGCCCGCGCCGACACCGTCACTGTCTTTGCCGCCGCCAGCCTGACCACTGCCTTGGCCGAGATCGAGGCAGGGTTCGAGGCGGCCAGCGATCATGACCTTGTGACAGCGCTCGCGGGCTCCTCATCCCTCGCCCGTCAGATCCAGCAGGGCGCGCCTGCGGATATTTTCATCTCCGCCAGTGCCGACTGGATGGACCAGATCGAAGTGGACGGGCTGATCGAGCCGGGCGCGCGCTTTGACCTCTTGGGCAACCGCCTTGTGCTGGTGTCCCATGGGGATGCCGCACCGCGCAACATCGGCCCAGACCTTGATCTGGCCGCCCTCTTGGGCGAGGGGCGGCTGGCCATGGCGCTGGTCGATTCCGTGCCTGCAGGCATCTATGGCAAGGCCGCGCTGCAAAACTTGGGCCTCTGGCAGGGCATCGCACCGCAGGTGGCCCAAGCCGACAATGTGCGTGCCGCCCTTGCCTTTGTCGCCACCGGCGAGGCCCCCTATGGCATCGTCTACGCAACAGACGCCACCGCCGAGGATCGTGTCACCATCGTCGGCACCTTCCCCGAGGACAGCCACCCCCCTATCGTCTATCCGGTCGCCGATCTTGCCAACCGCGACACGCCCGCTGAAAACGCCTTTCTCGCCTATCTGCAAGGCCCCGAGGCGCGCGCCGCCTTTGAGCGGCAGGGGTTTACCGTCCTTGCGCGCTGACCCATGACAGACTGGCTTGGCCCCGAAGAATGGAAGGCGGTGTCCCTGTCCCTTCGCGTGTCCTTCTGGGCCACTCTGGCCAGCCTGCCCTTGGGAATTCTCACGGCCTATGCGCTGGCACGCTGGTCCTTTCCGGGCAAGCAGATCGTCAACGGGCTGGTGCATCTGCCGCTGATCCTGCCGCCGGTTGTCACGGGCTACCTGCTCCTGCTGGTGCTGGGCACGCGCGGGCCGGTGGGCTCTGTGCTGGCGGATTGGGGCCTTGTCTTTGCCTTTCGCTGGACGGGGGCGGCGGTGGCGGCAGCGATCATGGCATTCCCCCTGATGGTGCGGGCGATCCGCCTCTCGATCGAGGCGGTGGATCCCAAACTGGAAGAGGCCAGCGCCACGCTGGGGGCTGCGCCCCTATGGGTCTTTTTCACCGTAACCCTGCCCATGGCCCTTCCGGGCATCGTTGCAGGCACGATTTTGGCCTTTGCCAAGGCGATGGGTGAATTTGGGGCCACGATCACCTTTGTTTCGAATATTCCGGGGGAAACACGCACCATCCCCTCGGCGATCTACGCCTTTCTGCAGGTGCCGGGCGGTGAAGGGTCGGCCATGAAACTGGTCATCGTTTCGGTGGTGGTGGCCATGGGCGCGCTCTTGCTCTCCGAGGGGATCGGGCGTCGTGTCGCGGCACGGGTCGGGGGGCGCTGATGCTGGATGTTGCGCTGCGCCATAGCCTTGGGGCCTTCACGTTGGATGCACAGTTTCGGGCACCACCGGGTGTCACCGTGCTTTTTGGCCGCTCCGGCTCTGGCAAGACCACCATCGTCAACGCTGTGGCGGGGCTGCTCATGCCCGATCAGGGCCGGATCGTATCTGGCGACCGGGTGCTGCTCGATACGGCCGCCGGGGTCCGCCTGAAACCGCACCGCCGCCGTTTGGGCTATATCTTTCAGGAAGGGCGGCTGTTCCCTCATCTCACCGTGCGCCAGAACCTCGGCTATGGCGCATGGTTCGCCCCCAAGGGGGCTGCGCGCGCCGATCTGGCGCAGGTCGTCGATCTTTTGGGCCTTGGCGCGCTACTGGATCGGCGGCCCGGTGCCCTTTCAGGTGGAGAGAAGCAGCGCGTTGCCATTGGCCGCGCGCTTTTGTCCGCGCCGCAGCTCATCCTTGCCGATGAGCCGTTGGCCGCCCTTGATGAGGCCCGCAAAGCCGAGATCCTGCCCTATTTCGAGCGTTTGCGCGACGCGGCGGGCGTGCCCATCCTCTATGTCAGCCATTCCGCCTCGGAGGTGGCGCGTCTGGCAACAACCGTTGTTGCGCTTGAGGCCGGGCGTGTGATTGCACAGGGCCCCGCCGCCGAAGTGCTGAGCAATCCCGCCGTGTTGCCCACCGGTGCCCGCGATGCCGGAGCCGTGCTCAGCGCGCGGGTCATCGCCCATCACGACGACGGGCTGTCCGAGCTTTCGGCGGGGGGTATCCCCCTTTTTCTACCGCGCGTCGCAGCCAACCCCGGTGCCAGCCTGCGCATCCGCATCGCCGCCCATGACGTGATCCTGTCGCATACCCGGCCCGAGGGGCTTTCGGCGCTGAATATCCTGCCCGGCCTCATCCACGAAATCCGCCCCGGTGGTGGGCCCGGTGCCATCGTGGCGATTGATACCGCCGCTGGCCGGATTCTATCGCGCGTCACGCGCCGTTCGGCAACGGCAATGGGTCTTGCAGTGGGCCAAGACGTGCATGCCGTGGTCAAGGCCGTTGCGGTCGCCGCAACAGACATTGGCGCAGGCTAAAAAGCCCACATTCTACTCGGTCGCGCGATCCGGGGGAAAGATCATCGACAGCGGCCCGACACGCGGGGCCTCGTCGCCAAATGCGATTTCCCCTTCGATATGGCGCAGGTGATGATCCACCATGTCCTGAGCGCGCGCCTCATCCCGGTCTATGATGCTCTGGACAATGCGCGCATGCTCGTCATCCGAACAAAGGCTCGCGGTTTTGGAGCCATACAGCCCGATGATCAGCGAGGTGCGCATGGTCAGTTCCGCAAGGTAATGCTCCAAGACCGAATTGCGCCCGATCCGCGCCAACAGCATGTGAAACGCCCGTGAGGCGCGAATCGCCTTGGGACGGTCATTGTGCTGTCGAATCTCATCCTCGGTCGCCAAATGCGCGCGCAGTCGCTCGATATCCGCCTCGTCAGCACGGCGGACGACATTGCGGATGATCGTGGCCTCAATGGCGCGCCGGGCCTGAAACACGTCCCGCGCCTCGTCCTCAGAGGGGGTAGAGACAAACGCCCCCCGGTTGGGGATCAGGTCAACCACCTGATAGGCCGCAAGCGTCGCAAGCGCGCGGCGTACATGCGCGCGATTACAGGAAAAAAGGTCGCTCAGCGCCTGTTCGCCCAGCTTGGTCCCAGCCCGAAGCCGCTGGTCCGAGATGGCATCCAGCACATGCTCAACCAGCACGTTTTCCGGCGTTTCGGACATTCTGAGGCTCCCGGCTGCGTTTCTCGGAAAATGGCATTTTTGAGGATCAGAATCGACTATAAAAATTGTCTGTTTAAATTGTTAACAATTTATGTTACTAAAGTGAGGACTCAAGTGGAGGAGCCCATGAAAATTTTTGTCATCAACCCCAACTCGACCACGAGCATGACCGACAAGATCGCGGCCTCCGCGCGGGCGGTCACGGCACCGGGCGTTGTGATCGAGGCGCGCTCGGGCATAGGTGCCCCCGCCAGCATCGAGGGCCATTATGACGAGGCGATGGCAGTGCCGCGCCTGCTTGATCAGGTCCGCGAGGCCGAGGCGCAAAAGGCCGATGCAATCGTGGTTGCCTGTTTCGACGACCCCGGCATCGGCGCGTGCCGCGAGATTGCCACCGGCCCGGTGATCGGCATCTGCGAGGCGGCGGTCAAGGCGGCCAGCATGGTGGCCACCTCCTTCAGCGTGGTCACGACCCTCCCGCGCTCGGTCCCTATTATCGAGGAAATGGTACGCCGCTACGGGCTTGATCACCAATGCCGCCGCGTGCGCTCGGCGGCGATCCCGGTGCTGGCGCTGGAAGAACCCGGATCAAACGCTCGCCTTCTGGTGCGCGCCGAAATCCTCAGGGCGATCGAGGAGGATCGTTGCGAGGCCGTGGTTCTAGGCTGTGCCGGCATGGCGGATCTTGCCGCATGGCTGACCGAAGAAACCGGAATTCCCGTGATCGACGGTGTGACCGTCGCCACCAAATTCGCCGAAGCCTTGGTTGGGGCCGGTATCAAGACCAGCAAGATCGGCGCCTACGCGCCACCAAACCCGAAATAATGCATCTCAGGGAGGAGAGTCATGACAATTTCAGATACAAACGGGGGTGTTTTGCCGCATGACGGGCAAATGCCCGAGGTGATCGAACACAAGGGTCTGGGCGAGGAATCGCTGGCCCCCCAGAAAACGCGGATCATGGACCCGTGGTCCTATCTTTTTGCCTGGCTCGGTGGCTGTGTGTCGATTGGCACCTTTACCATCGGCTCGGGCCTCGTGGGCACGCTCAATCTGCTACAGGTGTTTTTGGCCATCGCCATCGGCTGCACCGTCATCGGCCTGGCTCTGATGATCAACGGGGCGGCGGGGCACAAATACGGCATCCCGATGATGGTGCAATTGCGCTCGGCCTTCGGCTTTTCCGGCGCGCGCATCCCGGCGCTGGTGCGCTCTGTCCCCGCCCTCGTCTGGTTCGGCTTTCAAAGCTGGATCGGTGCGGGCGCGCTCAACCTGGTAAGCGAGACGCTCTTTGGCTACTCCAACATCGTCGTCTTTTTCATAGGCTTTCAGGCGCTGCAAATCATGCTGTCGGTTCTGGGCTTTCACGGCATCAAATGGCTTGAGAATATCGGCTCGGTCTTCATCATCGGCGCGCTGATTTACATGTTCACCTCTGTCATCGGCAAATATGGCGAAGAAATCAGCACCAACCTCATCAATGTCGAGGGCACATGGGGCGCGCCATTCTGGGGGGCGACCATGCTCTTTCTGGGCATCTATGCCACGATGATGCTCAATGTCTCGGACTATAGCCGCGAATTGCGGCAGGATGTCGGGCGTGTGCGCCAAGTGGTGATCTATGCCAATTCCATTCTGCCCGCGACGCTCTTCATGGGCCTCATCGGTCTCATGGTCTCCAGCGCGACAGGCGAGGTTGATCCTATCCGCGTCTTCTCGAACGCGGTCGATAACAAGCTCTTGCTCGTCGTTACCCTGCTTTTCATCGCCTTTGCACAGGTCACCACCAATATTCTCAACAATGTTGTGCCGCCCGCCTATGCGCTGATGGATGTGTTCAAACTCAACTACAAGACCGCTGCCGTGGTCGTCGGTCTCTTGGCCTTCGCCACCTTCCCGTGGGAATTGGTCAAGAACGAATCCGCCGCGGGTCTCAATCTCTTCATCCAGACCTACAGCGCGTTCTTGGGGCCAATCTTTGCGATCTTGGTGGTGGATTACTACGTGCTGCGGCGTCAGACGCTCGATCTCGAGAAACTCTATGACGAGAGCGGCGATTATGCGGGCTATAACCCGGCAGCCCTGATCGCCATGGCGGTAGGCGTGATCGCGGCGCTGACCTTTTCGGCGGTGTCATGGTATGCCAGCTTGATCCCGGCGGGTGTCACCTATTACCTGCTGATGCGGCACCTGCCCGCCGCACAGCGGTTCCTCGACCGCTGAGGCGCAGTCTGACAAAAGGCAGGGGGCCAATCGCCCCCTGTCCTTTCGTTTCCCCAAGACACGACCCCCGGAGGTGATGACATGATCCGCTATCCCAGAAATTTGCGTGGCTACGGCCCAAACGCCCCCGATCCGCACTGGCCCGGTGGGGCGCGGATCGCGGTGCAATTCGTGCTCAACTACGAAGAGGGCGGTGAAAACTGCCTGCTGCATGGCGATGCCGCGTCAGAGGCATTTCTGTCGGATATTCCGGGGGCCACGCCTTGGCCCGGTCAGCGCCATTGGAATATGGAATCGATCTATGACTACGGCGCGCGCGCGGGGTTCTGGCGGCTGCATCGCCTCTTCACCGGGATGGGCGTTCCGCTGACCATATACGGCGTCGCCTCAGCCCTTGCGCGCAGCCCCGAACAGGTCGCCGCCATGCAAGAGGCCGACTGGGAAATCGCCAGCCATGGTCTTAAATGGGTCGATCACAAAGACATGCCCGAGGCCGAGGAACGTGCCGCCATCGCCGAGGCGGTGCGCCTGCATACAGAGGTGACCGGCACCCGCCCACGCGGCTGGTATACAGGCCGATGCAGCGTCAATACCGTGCGCCTTGTCGCCGAAGAGGGCGGCTTTGATTACATCTCGGATTGCTATGACGATGACCTGCCGCATTGGATGGAATTCGGCACCTGCGATCAGCTGATGATCCCCTATACGCTTGAATGCAACGACATGCGCTTTGCCGCGTCGCCCGGATGGGTCACGGGCCGCGACTTTGAATCCTACCTGACCGATACCTTTGACACGCTCTATGCCGAAGGGCAGGCGGGTGCCCCCCGGATGATGACCGTGGGCCTGCATTGCCGCCTGATTGGCCGGCCGGGCAAAATAGCGGGCCTGCGCCGCTTTATCGACCATGTGCAGCGTCACACAGACGTTTGGTGCCCCCGCCGGATCGACATTGCCGATCACTGGGCGGCCACACATCCGCACCGCCGCTTTGAGCGTCCCAGCCAGATGGACCACGCGCGCTTTGTAGAGGTGTTCGGCCCGCTGCTGCCCGCCCCGTGGATCGCGGACCGCGCATGGCAGATAGAGCTTGGCCCCGCCCATGACACTGCGGTGGGTCTGCTCAACGCCTTTAGCCGGATACTCCGACAGGCCACCCCGTCCGAACGCGGCGACCTGACCTGTGCCGCGCTTGAGGCGCAGACTTTGCCCCGCCTACAGGCGCTTTTGCCATGACCGGCGCAGGCCTCATAGCCCAACCGCTGACCGCCGCCGCCTTTGCCCCCTACGGCGATGTTCTTGAGGTGGCGGGCGCCCCCGACCGGATGATCAATGCGAACCTCTGCGGGCGGTTCCACGACCGCGCGCGGCTCGAATTTCTCGACGGGCGCGCCGGTATCAGCCTTTTTGATGCCGAGGCCCGGCACCTTCCCTATGCGCTCGACCTGATGGAACGGCACCCTCTGGGCTCTCAGGCGTTCATCCCGCTCGACAACGTGCCAATGCTGATCTGCGTGGCCGCGGATACCCATGGCCGCCCCACCACCCCGCGCGCCTTTCTCAGCCAGCCGGGGCAGGGGATCAATCTCCTGCGCAATGTCTGGCACGGCGTGCTGGCCCCCATCGGGCGGGCCGGGCGCTATGCGGTGATCGACCGGATCGGCCCCGGTGACAATCTCGAAGAATATCACTTTGACCAGCCTCTGACCGTGGAAGGACCACAGCCATGACCAAGCGCAGCTATTACACCCCCCAAGGCGGCCTGCCGCCGCAAACCCAGCTTTTGACGGGGCGCGCCGTCTTTACCGAGGCCTATGCCGTGATCCCGCGCGGCACCATGAGCGATATCGTCACCAGCTATCTGCCCTTCTGGGACAAGGCGCGCTTCTGGGTTCTGGCGCGGCCCCTCTCGGGCTTTGCCGAGACCTTCTCGCAATATATCGCCGAGGTGCAGCCGGGCGGTGGCTCGGATCAGCCCGAAACCGAACAGGGGGTCGAGGCCGCGCTTTTCGTGGTCGAAGGCGCGCTGCGCCTGACAGTGGACGGGCAGGCGCATGAGATGACGGAGGGCGGCTTTGCCTATATCCCGCCGGGCACCCCGTGGACGCTGCGCAACACAGGCGATACAGCCGTCAAGTTCCACTGGCTGCGCAAGGCCTATCAAGCGGTGTCCGGTCTCGACCATCCGCCGGTGATGGTCGTCAACGAAAACGACATCGCGCCAGTGCCGATGCCCGACACCGATGGCGGCTGGGCCACGACCCGTTTCATGGACCCCGCCGACCTGCGTCACGACATGCATATCACCGTCGTTACCTTTCAGCCCGGCGCAGTGATCCCCTTTGCCGAAACGCATGTGATGGAACACGGGCTTTACGTGCTGGAGGGCAAGGCGGTCTACCGCCTCAATCAGGATTGGGTCGAGGTCGAGGCGGGCGATTTCATGTGGCTGCGCGCCTTCTGCCCGCAGGCCTGTTACGCGGGCGGTCCAGGGCCGTTTCGCTATCTGCTCTACAAGGATGTGAACCGGCATATGGCGTTGTGATACGGGGGCGCTGCCCCCGGACCCCCGAGGTATTTCGGGCCAGATGAAACGTCAGAGAAAATCCAAAAATGCGATCGGTCAGGGAGGACGGAATGACAAGCATAGACCACGGGCATGTGCCCACAGGCAACACGATGGACCCAGAGGGAAACACCCTCAATCCGGTTGGCGCGAATGAGAAAACATGGGGCTGGTTCGCCATCTTCAACGTTTGGGCCAATGACGTGCAGTCGCTCTTTGGCTATTCGCTCGTGGCGTCGCTTTTCATCTCGTACGGGGTCAGCGGCTGGACCGCCTTTGCCGCCCTTATCGCGGCGGGGCTCTTTACCATGTGGATGGTCAACCTTTCAGGGGCGGCGGGCGAGAAATACGGCATCCCCTATCCGGTGCTGGCCCGTGCCAGCCTTGGCACCAGCGGCGCGAAACTGCCCGCGATCCTGCGTGCGACCGTGGCGGTGTTCTGGTACGGCGTGCAGGTCTATTTTGCCTCAACGGCGGTGGCGCTCCTGATCCGCTCGATCACCGGCGCGAGCGGCGGCGCGGAAATCCTCGGTCTCACCGGTATCGACTGGCTGTCGTTCTTCATCGTCTGGGCCTTTCACATCGTGATCTTCTGGCGCGGCATGAACTGGGTCGAGACCTTTCTCAACATCGCGGGCCCCTTCGTGTATCTTGTGATGATCGGCCTAGTTATCGTGCTCTGGCAACGCTCTGACGGGCAACTTCTGTCCGCCGCAGGCACGATCTTTGCCAATCCGGACGCGAGCTTTGCCAGTGAATTCAACGGGTTTGTCGCCATTGTCGGCACTATGGTGGCCTATTTCGCAGCCGTGATGATCAACTTCAGCGACTTTTCCCGCTATGCCAAGGACCGACCCACCATGCTCTTGGGCAACCTCACCGGCCTACCTTTCAACATGATCCTCTTCTCGGCACTGGCGCTTCTGACCACGGCGGGGGCCGCGGTGGTCTTTGGCGAGGAAATCACCAACCCGAGCGAGATTGTCGAGCGCACCGATTCTGTGCTTTTGGGCATCATCGCCGCGATCACCTTTTTTGCCGCAACCGTTGGCATCAACCTTGTTGCCAATTTCATCCCGGCTGTAAACGGCATCGCCAATCTCGCCCCCGGCAAGATCAGCTTTCGTCAGGCGGGGCTGATTACGTCGGCCTTCGCGCTTATCATCGGCGGGCTCTGGACAAGTTTCATCAGCGAATTCGGCATCGGCGGCTTTGTCAACACATTGGGTGCGACGCTGGCCCCGATCTTTGGCATCATGATCGTGGATTTCTATGTTCACCGCAAAGGCCATCTCGACCTTGACGATCTCTACGACATGCAAGGCGGGCGCTATCACTATCAGGACGGCTGGAACCGCACGGCGGTGATGGCCTTTGGCCTCGCGGCGGTCTTTTCGGTGGCAACCGTCTGGGTGCCGTGGTTCGGCTTTCTCTCGGGCTATAACTGGGTGATCGGCGCAGTCTTGGGCGGCGGGCTCTACACCCTGCTGGCCAAGAGCCCCGCACGGGTCTAGGCCCCACGCCCTACGCGGCGGGCCGGCACAAAACCCTGTGCCCGCCGCATTCAAACCCCTTGCGTTGGCCCCGCCGCTTGGCTATCACGCAGCCCACGGGTGATTAGCTCAGTTGGTAGAGCGCTTCGTTTACACCGAAGATGTCGGGAGTTCGAGTCTCTCATCACCCACCATCCCCACTTTCTCAATGCTTTCATGTGCTTGGCACTGCCCTCTTCGCTAGTCGCGCAGGGATTTACTGTTCTTTGCCAATGGTGTGTTTCCGTCTGCGCCCGCATGGCCGCTTTGGGTGTGGCGCGCAAACTCGGGTCAGGCGTCAGGGTCGTTGTGCGATCCTTCCGGGTCAAGGGCACCGCAATGTCTTCCAGATCGTTTCGTCTGCCCAATGATCAGCGCTTCAACTCCTACAAATCTCGCCTTGTAAGGCGGGGTTCGGATGCTCTGGTGAAATAAACTTTGGGCGGTCTGAAACTTTTGCGTCTTGGCTGACGTGGCTTTCCCATCAGCGGCTCAGACGAGCCTTTGACAACAAGGGAGAACGACAAATGACCTTCAAGACCTTTCTGAGCACGGCCACCGCCATTGCCCTTGGCACTGCCGTTTATGCCGCCAATCCAACAGTCGGCGGCGCGCCGATGCTCGTAGAGCGCAACATCATCGAGAATGCTGTCAATTCGCCGGTCCACACGACGCTGGTTGCGGCGGTGAAAGCCGCCGATCTGGTCGACACATTGCAGGGGCCGGGGCCGTTTACCGTGTTCGCGCCGGTGAACGATGCGTTTGCGGCCCTGCCCGCCGGCACGGTCGACACGCTGCTGATGCCAGAGAAC
The nucleotide sequence above comes from Roseovarius mucosus. Encoded proteins:
- a CDS encoding winged helix-turn-helix domain-containing protein, producing the protein MTQPEPPSLRIRIVFGDEAMLGPGKADLLERIRDTGSIAAAGRSMSMSYKRAWMLVESMNAAFREPLVDSSRGGAKGGGAHLTDTGIEVLAQYRKLEDIMAEAGAARIAAIQSLLRDIPGGK
- the modA gene encoding molybdate ABC transporter substrate-binding protein, producing the protein MIRPKPPITLAACLLALAPILATTARADTVTVFAAASLTTALAEIEAGFEAASDHDLVTALAGSSSLARQIQQGAPADIFISASADWMDQIEVDGLIEPGARFDLLGNRLVLVSHGDAAPRNIGPDLDLAALLGEGRLAMALVDSVPAGIYGKAALQNLGLWQGIAPQVAQADNVRAALAFVATGEAPYGIVYATDATAEDRVTIVGTFPEDSHPPIVYPVADLANRDTPAENAFLAYLQGPEARAAFERQGFTVLAR
- the modB gene encoding molybdate ABC transporter permease subunit codes for the protein MTDWLGPEEWKAVSLSLRVSFWATLASLPLGILTAYALARWSFPGKQIVNGLVHLPLILPPVVTGYLLLLVLGTRGPVGSVLADWGLVFAFRWTGAAVAAAIMAFPLMVRAIRLSIEAVDPKLEEASATLGAAPLWVFFTVTLPMALPGIVAGTILAFAKAMGEFGATITFVSNIPGETRTIPSAIYAFLQVPGGEGSAMKLVIVSVVVAMGALLLSEGIGRRVAARVGGR
- the modC gene encoding molybdenum ABC transporter ATP-binding protein; this translates as MLDVALRHSLGAFTLDAQFRAPPGVTVLFGRSGSGKTTIVNAVAGLLMPDQGRIVSGDRVLLDTAAGVRLKPHRRRLGYIFQEGRLFPHLTVRQNLGYGAWFAPKGAARADLAQVVDLLGLGALLDRRPGALSGGEKQRVAIGRALLSAPQLILADEPLAALDEARKAEILPYFERLRDAAGVPILYVSHSASEVARLATTVVALEAGRVIAQGPAAEVLSNPAVLPTGARDAGAVLSARVIAHHDDGLSELSAGGIPLFLPRVAANPGASLRIRIAAHDVILSHTRPEGLSALNILPGLIHEIRPGGGPGAIVAIDTAAGRILSRVTRRSATAMGLAVGQDVHAVVKAVAVAATDIGAG
- a CDS encoding GntR family transcriptional regulator, with translation MSETPENVLVEHVLDAISDQRLRAGTKLGEQALSDLFSCNRAHVRRALATLAAYQVVDLIPNRGAFVSTPSEDEARDVFQARRAIEATIIRNVVRRADEADIERLRAHLATEDEIRQHNDRPKAIRASRAFHMLLARIGRNSVLEHYLAELTMRTSLIIGLYGSKTASLCSDDEHARIVQSIIDRDEARAQDMVDHHLRHIEGEIAFGDEAPRVGPLSMIFPPDRATE
- a CDS encoding aspartate/glutamate racemase family protein, translated to MKIFVINPNSTTSMTDKIAASARAVTAPGVVIEARSGIGAPASIEGHYDEAMAVPRLLDQVREAEAQKADAIVVACFDDPGIGACREIATGPVIGICEAAVKAASMVATSFSVVTTLPRSVPIIEEMVRRYGLDHQCRRVRSAAIPVLALEEPGSNARLLVRAEILRAIEEDRCEAVVLGCAGMADLAAWLTEETGIPVIDGVTVATKFAEALVGAGIKTSKIGAYAPPNPK
- a CDS encoding NCS1 family transporter, producing MTISDTNGGVLPHDGQMPEVIEHKGLGEESLAPQKTRIMDPWSYLFAWLGGCVSIGTFTIGSGLVGTLNLLQVFLAIAIGCTVIGLALMINGAAGHKYGIPMMVQLRSAFGFSGARIPALVRSVPALVWFGFQSWIGAGALNLVSETLFGYSNIVVFFIGFQALQIMLSVLGFHGIKWLENIGSVFIIGALIYMFTSVIGKYGEEISTNLINVEGTWGAPFWGATMLFLGIYATMMLNVSDYSRELRQDVGRVRQVVIYANSILPATLFMGLIGLMVSSATGEVDPIRVFSNAVDNKLLLVVTLLFIAFAQVTTNILNNVVPPAYALMDVFKLNYKTAAVVVGLLAFATFPWELVKNESAAGLNLFIQTYSAFLGPIFAILVVDYYVLRRQTLDLEKLYDESGDYAGYNPAALIAMAVGVIAALTFSAVSWYASLIPAGVTYYLLMRHLPAAQRFLDR
- the puuE gene encoding allantoinase PuuE; this encodes MIRYPRNLRGYGPNAPDPHWPGGARIAVQFVLNYEEGGENCLLHGDAASEAFLSDIPGATPWPGQRHWNMESIYDYGARAGFWRLHRLFTGMGVPLTIYGVASALARSPEQVAAMQEADWEIASHGLKWVDHKDMPEAEERAAIAEAVRLHTEVTGTRPRGWYTGRCSVNTVRLVAEEGGFDYISDCYDDDLPHWMEFGTCDQLMIPYTLECNDMRFAASPGWVTGRDFESYLTDTFDTLYAEGQAGAPRMMTVGLHCRLIGRPGKIAGLRRFIDHVQRHTDVWCPRRIDIADHWAATHPHRRFERPSQMDHARFVEVFGPLLPAPWIADRAWQIELGPAHDTAVGLLNAFSRILRQATPSERGDLTCAALEAQTLPRLQALLP
- a CDS encoding ureidoglycolate lyase, encoding MTGAGLIAQPLTAAAFAPYGDVLEVAGAPDRMINANLCGRFHDRARLEFLDGRAGISLFDAEARHLPYALDLMERHPLGSQAFIPLDNVPMLICVAADTHGRPTTPRAFLSQPGQGINLLRNVWHGVLAPIGRAGRYAVIDRIGPGDNLEEYHFDQPLTVEGPQP
- a CDS encoding bifunctional allantoicase/(S)-ureidoglycine aminohydrolase: MTKRSYYTPQGGLPPQTQLLTGRAVFTEAYAVIPRGTMSDIVTSYLPFWDKARFWVLARPLSGFAETFSQYIAEVQPGGGSDQPETEQGVEAALFVVEGALRLTVDGQAHEMTEGGFAYIPPGTPWTLRNTGDTAVKFHWLRKAYQAVSGLDHPPVMVVNENDIAPVPMPDTDGGWATTRFMDPADLRHDMHITVVTFQPGAVIPFAETHVMEHGLYVLEGKAVYRLNQDWVEVEAGDFMWLRAFCPQACYAGGPGPFRYLLYKDVNRHMAL
- a CDS encoding NCS1 family nucleobase:cation symporter-1, whose protein sequence is MTSIDHGHVPTGNTMDPEGNTLNPVGANEKTWGWFAIFNVWANDVQSLFGYSLVASLFISYGVSGWTAFAALIAAGLFTMWMVNLSGAAGEKYGIPYPVLARASLGTSGAKLPAILRATVAVFWYGVQVYFASTAVALLIRSITGASGGAEILGLTGIDWLSFFIVWAFHIVIFWRGMNWVETFLNIAGPFVYLVMIGLVIVLWQRSDGQLLSAAGTIFANPDASFASEFNGFVAIVGTMVAYFAAVMINFSDFSRYAKDRPTMLLGNLTGLPFNMILFSALALLTTAGAAVVFGEEITNPSEIVERTDSVLLGIIAAITFFAATVGINLVANFIPAVNGIANLAPGKISFRQAGLITSAFALIIGGLWTSFISEFGIGGFVNTLGATLAPIFGIMIVDFYVHRKGHLDLDDLYDMQGGRYHYQDGWNRTAVMAFGLAAVFSVATVWVPWFGFLSGYNWVIGAVLGGGLYTLLAKSPARV
- a CDS encoding fasciclin domain-containing protein → MTFKTFLSTATAIALGTAVYAANPTVGGAPMLVERNIIENAVNSPVHTTLVAAVKAADLVDTLQGPGPFTVFAPVNDAFAALPAGTVDTLLMPENKAMLQKVLTAHVVAGDWSAADIIAAARASKDGFYHFNAVSGDALSAQVKGNNVYILDESGNAARVTVADVDQSNGVIHVINAVLVPK